One part of the Cyclobacteriaceae bacterium genome encodes these proteins:
- a CDS encoding Na/Pi symporter: MNSELNVIELLAGIGIFLFGMHQLEDSLKQLSGGTFRKLIRKFTENWFRSVLSGTLATAVLQSSTAVSLMVLAFAGAGVLGMESAIGVIIGSNLGTTLTSWVVATLGFKVKIEILALPFVGVGGVGLIFFSASSRAANIFKFLVGFGLLFMGLDYMKTSIEGMAQHYDLSTVQHYPGIVFILIGFVLTAIIQSSSAAMAIILSAINSGILSFPLAAYMVIGINLGTTLTVLIGSLGSQTIKKRVAFSHLLFNAITAVLAIIIFPLLIYLVEKVVHLENDPVTAIAFFHTLFNLMGVLVFLPLIGFFTRFIVRVIPEKKTTLTRCLHTLKPDVPEAGIAALKTEIRHLVVEVILYHLRILKLTRREPFLSFQKKEMPVQTKELSLTDQYQMIKQLEAEIYTFASGLQMHELHDNEARELNKLLHATRNAVASAKILKDIQHNLQEAENSDSATMEELMQYFKDKWDTTQKEFIAILEHTEVSTNISLLHNLTIKNKDDDIAFTQLITTSIASKKIKQTDIPTLITINRAFNISVRQMIHALRDLVFTEPEAEIVEKLSEAST; this comes from the coding sequence ATGAATTCGGAACTGAATGTTATTGAACTGTTGGCCGGTATTGGAATATTTCTGTTTGGCATGCACCAACTGGAAGATTCCCTGAAGCAGCTTTCCGGTGGAACGTTCCGCAAGCTTATCCGCAAGTTCACGGAAAATTGGTTTCGGAGCGTGCTCAGCGGAACACTGGCAACCGCTGTATTGCAAAGCAGCACGGCTGTTTCATTAATGGTATTGGCTTTTGCCGGTGCCGGTGTGCTGGGCATGGAAAGCGCCATTGGCGTAATTATCGGATCAAACCTCGGTACAACACTCACCAGTTGGGTGGTTGCCACCCTTGGGTTTAAAGTTAAAATTGAAATCCTTGCCCTTCCTTTTGTTGGCGTTGGCGGTGTGGGCTTGATTTTTTTCAGCGCGTCCAGTCGGGCAGCAAATATCTTCAAATTCTTAGTCGGTTTTGGATTGCTCTTCATGGGCCTGGATTATATGAAAACCAGTATTGAGGGAATGGCGCAACATTATGATCTCAGCACGGTTCAGCATTATCCTGGAATTGTTTTTATCCTCATCGGTTTTGTGCTTACGGCAATTATTCAATCCAGCTCTGCCGCCATGGCCATTATCCTCAGCGCCATTAATTCTGGTATACTTTCATTTCCCCTGGCGGCTTACATGGTTATTGGCATTAACCTGGGCACTACATTAACGGTACTAATAGGTTCCTTAGGGTCACAAACGATTAAAAAAAGGGTAGCCTTCAGCCATTTGCTTTTTAACGCGATAACAGCCGTGCTGGCCATCATCATCTTTCCCCTGTTGATTTACCTGGTTGAAAAAGTTGTTCACCTGGAGAACGATCCGGTAACGGCCATCGCATTCTTTCATACTTTGTTCAATTTAATGGGTGTGCTTGTTTTCCTCCCGCTGATTGGATTCTTCACCCGGTTTATTGTTCGGGTAATACCTGAAAAAAAGACTACACTTACGCGATGCCTCCACACCCTTAAACCCGATGTACCCGAAGCCGGTATCGCTGCCCTTAAAACGGAGATCCGCCACCTGGTTGTTGAAGTTATCCTCTATCACTTACGCATTTTAAAATTAACACGAAGGGAACCCTTTCTTTCTTTTCAGAAAAAAGAAATGCCTGTTCAAACAAAAGAATTATCGCTTACCGACCAATACCAAATGATCAAACAACTGGAAGCGGAGATATACACCTTCGCTTCTGGTTTACAGATGCATGAACTTCACGACAACGAAGCACGCGAACTGAATAAACTTCTTCACGCCACCCGCAATGCAGTCGCATCTGCAAAAATTTTAAAAGATATACAGCATAATCTCCAGGAAGCCGAAAACTCCGACAGCGCAACCATGGAGGAACTGATGCAATACTTTAAAGATAAATGGGACACTACCCAAAAGGAGTTTATTGCCATACTGGAACACACCGAGGTTAGTACCAACATCAGCTTGCTGCATAACCTTACCATCAAAAACAAAGACGATGACATTGCCTTTACGCAATTGATTACCACATCCATCGCTTCCAAGAAAATAAAACAAACGGACATACCAACGTTAATCACGATCAATCGCGCCTTTAACATATCCGTGAGGCAAATGATACACGCGCTGCGGGATTTAGTATTTACAGAGCCGGAGGCGGAGATTGTGGAGAAGTTGAGTGAGGCCTCAACTTAA
- a CDS encoding NAD(P)H-dependent oxidoreductase subunit E — translation MSKNLSYLAGRKGVTKTLFEELGIAAAETGTPSVEKMEALRKEFLIGKANVYGTTTFYDFLKPENQGKKVYVCNGSACLCAGTQPALKEKLEKYFKEEEIGEMCCLGRCHENAAFHYGGKNYSGKAIDSISEIKKNKTVVADKYNIASKGTAILTQKFPGLEAYYQILKDCLKKSVTELQTELKNSGLRGRGGAGFPMAIKLESCRNTDAHQRFIVCNADEGDPGAYSDRYLLEHQPHSVLMGMIIAGYLADASVGVLYIRAEYPESIEVIENAIRELHDHKFIGENIFGSDFSFHFKVIKAQGAYICGEETALLSSIEGQRPEVRVRPPYPAQQGLFNLPTVVNNVETLANLPFIVRNGGKEFASIGTPKSTGTKLISLDGYFNKPGIYEVEMGTPLGIVVNDLGGGFREPIKAMHIGGPLGGLVPVSKINDLTIDFESFSKEGFLLGHASIVCIPKDFPLILYIEHLFEFTAHESCGKCFPCRLGSTRGKEMLQKARTSDYKIDRALLDDLLETLEIGSLCMLGGGLPLPIKNAVQYFEDELKSYFLTKV, via the coding sequence ATGTCGAAAAATTTAAGCTATCTGGCCGGAAGAAAGGGCGTTACCAAAACCCTGTTTGAAGAACTGGGCATTGCCGCTGCCGAAACGGGTACGCCTTCGGTTGAAAAAATGGAGGCCCTGCGAAAAGAATTCCTGATAGGCAAAGCGAATGTGTACGGCACCACTACCTTCTACGATTTTTTAAAACCCGAAAACCAGGGCAAAAAAGTGTACGTGTGCAACGGCAGCGCCTGCCTGTGCGCAGGAACCCAGCCTGCCTTAAAAGAAAAGCTCGAAAAATATTTTAAAGAAGAAGAGATTGGCGAAATGTGCTGCCTGGGCCGGTGCCATGAAAACGCTGCGTTTCACTATGGCGGAAAAAATTACTCGGGCAAAGCAATCGATTCCATTAGTGAAATAAAAAAGAACAAAACGGTAGTAGCCGATAAGTACAACATCGCTTCCAAAGGAACCGCTATTCTTACACAAAAATTTCCGGGCCTTGAAGCTTATTACCAAATCCTTAAAGACTGTTTAAAAAAATCAGTTACTGAGTTACAAACTGAATTAAAAAACTCTGGTTTGCGCGGCCGCGGTGGCGCGGGCTTTCCAATGGCCATTAAACTGGAAAGTTGCAGAAACACAGATGCTCATCAACGGTTCATCGTCTGCAATGCCGATGAAGGTGACCCTGGGGCCTACTCCGATCGGTACTTATTGGAACATCAACCCCATTCGGTTTTGATGGGTATGATCATCGCAGGCTACCTGGCTGACGCATCAGTTGGTGTATTGTACATACGAGCAGAATATCCTGAGTCAATTGAAGTTATTGAAAATGCTATTCGAGAACTTCATGATCATAAGTTTATCGGAGAAAATATTTTCGGTTCTGATTTTTCATTTCACTTCAAAGTTATCAAAGCACAAGGTGCCTATATCTGTGGAGAAGAAACAGCATTACTCTCCTCCATTGAAGGTCAACGACCTGAGGTTCGGGTACGCCCACCCTACCCTGCCCAGCAAGGTTTGTTTAATCTACCCACTGTGGTAAACAATGTTGAAACGCTTGCTAATCTTCCCTTTATCGTGCGGAACGGAGGAAAGGAATTTGCTTCGATTGGTACACCTAAATCAACGGGAACAAAACTTATTTCACTGGACGGTTACTTTAATAAGCCTGGTATCTACGAAGTGGAAATGGGAACACCTTTGGGTATTGTGGTGAACGATTTAGGGGGCGGCTTCCGAGAGCCAATAAAAGCCATGCATATTGGCGGTCCGCTGGGTGGATTGGTGCCGGTATCAAAAATCAATGATCTCACCATCGACTTCGAATCATTCTCCAAAGAAGGATTTCTTCTTGGTCATGCATCCATTGTCTGCATTCCAAAAGACTTTCCGCTCATTTTATATATAGAGCATTTGTTTGAGTTTACGGCCCACGAAAGTTGTGGTAAATGTTTCCCATGCCGGTTGGGTTCAACCCGTGGAAAAGAGATGTTACAGAAAGCAAGAACCAGCGATTACAAAATTGATCGTGCATTGCTGGATGATTTATTGGAAACCCTGGAGATCGGTTCGTTGTGCATGCTCGGTGGTGGCCTGCCGCTGCCGATAAAGAATGCAGTGCAGTATTTTGAAGATGAATTGAAGTCGTACTTTCTTACTAAAGTGTAG
- the fdhF gene encoding formate dehydrogenase subunit alpha yields the protein MEAVKKKDTINIHTNGNGADKLMLAYINDKPYKIKDGETVLSFVRRSLGNRIPTLCDAPNLEPFGSCRVCSVEIALQPNGNTKTVASCHTPVTANSYIYTDTEKITRLRKNIIELVLTDHPLDCLTCEVNNNCELQTVAAQVGVRTVRYPEGKNHLDRKKDLSHPYMTSDLSKCINCFRCVRACDEVQGEMVLSMAGRGFDSHIIKSFNDSFMTSDCVSCGACAQACPTSAISDVFESKSINVQKKVRTVCTYCGVGCNLEVAVNDDKIKSIQAPYDAEVNQGHTCLKGRFAFSFYNHPERLRTPLIRKNGELQPASWDEAYDFIAEKLTHIKNTYGPDYIAGISSARCTNEENYLMQKFIRVVIGTNNIDSCARVCHSPTALGMQRSFGTGAATNSIEDLKDTDCILIIGANPTDGHPVTGAKFKQFAMKGKTTIVIDPRRTELARYATYHLPLRPGTNVAMLNMMLYFIITEGLEDKQFIESRTEGYDDFKKQILNVNINELERITGVDKKLVREATLAYAKAKAAMAFHGLGVTEHSYGTYAIMLITDLAMITGNIGRRGVGVNPLRGQNNVQGAADMGCQPHQGAGYFDVTNPEYHKMYEDFYGVKLPNHIGYKIPQMYTASLDNKLKALWLMGEDLVQTDPNTNKVMAALKKLDLLVVQELFMTETAKIATVVLPGASFLEKSGTFTNGERRIQRVNKVVEPIEGTKADGQIVVDIMNRMGYPQPDYDPDTVLKEIAQIVPFFKGVKWNELGENGKQWPVKEDGTDTKILHTETFKRGKGKFHYFDFKESQEIIDNKKEYPYIITTNRELEHYNAGTMTRRTKNVELLTEDVLLINPADAEKHFIKEGDMVCVESARGKVDLKARITDEVKSGVLSSTFHFPEIGLNVIGSDEHDVEAMCPEYKVIAVRIRKSKGIKKAVHS from the coding sequence ATGGAAGCGGTGAAGAAAAAAGATACAATAAACATCCACACCAATGGAAACGGTGCAGATAAACTCATGTTGGCATACATCAATGACAAACCATACAAGATCAAAGATGGCGAAACGGTATTGTCGTTTGTGCGCAGAAGTTTAGGAAACCGCATTCCCACACTTTGCGATGCCCCCAACCTGGAACCATTCGGTTCTTGTCGTGTGTGTAGCGTTGAAATAGCGCTACAACCAAATGGTAATACCAAAACGGTAGCATCCTGCCACACACCCGTTACTGCAAATTCCTACATTTATACAGATACCGAAAAAATTACCAGACTTCGCAAAAATATTATTGAACTCGTTCTTACCGATCACCCGTTGGATTGTCTCACCTGCGAAGTAAATAATAATTGCGAACTACAAACGGTTGCTGCACAAGTAGGTGTACGCACGGTTCGTTATCCGGAAGGCAAAAATCATCTTGACCGGAAAAAAGATTTAAGTCACCCGTATATGACTTCCGACCTGTCGAAGTGCATCAATTGCTTCCGATGTGTTCGTGCTTGTGATGAGGTGCAGGGTGAAATGGTGCTGAGCATGGCCGGTCGCGGGTTCGACAGCCATATTATTAAAAGCTTCAATGATAGCTTCATGACCTCCGATTGTGTGAGTTGTGGAGCTTGTGCACAGGCTTGTCCTACGTCAGCCATTTCGGATGTGTTCGAATCGAAGAGCATTAACGTGCAGAAAAAAGTGCGTACCGTGTGCACCTATTGTGGCGTGGGCTGTAACCTGGAAGTGGCCGTTAACGATGATAAAATAAAATCCATACAAGCACCGTACGATGCCGAAGTAAACCAGGGGCATACCTGTTTGAAGGGAAGATTTGCATTTTCCTTCTACAATCACCCGGAAAGATTGCGTACTCCCCTCATCCGGAAAAACGGTGAGCTTCAGCCGGCCTCCTGGGATGAAGCCTATGATTTCATCGCAGAAAAACTCACGCATATTAAAAATACTTACGGCCCTGATTACATTGCGGGTATATCATCAGCGCGCTGCACCAACGAAGAAAATTACCTGATGCAGAAATTTATCCGGGTGGTTATCGGCACCAACAACATCGACAGTTGTGCACGTGTGTGCCACTCGCCTACTGCTTTGGGCATGCAGCGCAGTTTCGGAACTGGCGCTGCCACAAATTCAATCGAAGACTTAAAAGATACCGATTGCATTCTGATAATTGGCGCCAATCCAACAGACGGCCACCCGGTAACGGGTGCCAAGTTCAAGCAGTTTGCCATGAAGGGTAAAACTACGATTGTAATTGACCCGCGCAGAACGGAGCTGGCCCGCTATGCAACCTATCACCTGCCGCTTCGGCCGGGCACCAATGTGGCTATGCTGAACATGATGCTGTACTTCATCATTACCGAAGGACTGGAAGACAAGCAGTTTATTGAATCGCGAACGGAGGGCTATGACGATTTCAAAAAGCAAATCCTGAATGTAAATATCAATGAACTGGAGCGCATCACCGGTGTTGACAAAAAACTGGTGCGCGAAGCCACACTCGCTTATGCCAAAGCAAAAGCCGCGATGGCCTTCCACGGGTTAGGCGTTACCGAACATTCTTACGGAACGTATGCCATCATGCTCATTACCGATCTGGCCATGATCACCGGCAACATTGGCCGCAGGGGTGTTGGCGTTAACCCGCTTCGCGGACAAAATAACGTGCAGGGCGCTGCCGACATGGGCTGCCAGCCGCACCAGGGAGCTGGTTACTTTGATGTGACCAATCCCGAGTATCATAAAATGTATGAAGACTTCTATGGCGTTAAACTCCCCAATCACATCGGTTACAAAATTCCGCAGATGTACACGGCTTCACTCGATAATAAATTAAAGGCACTTTGGTTGATGGGAGAAGATCTGGTGCAGACCGATCCGAACACCAACAAGGTAATGGCAGCTTTAAAAAAGCTGGATTTATTGGTTGTGCAGGAACTGTTCATGACCGAAACCGCCAAGATTGCCACCGTAGTATTGCCCGGAGCATCATTCTTAGAAAAAAGCGGAACGTTTACAAATGGTGAACGAAGGATCCAACGAGTGAACAAAGTAGTGGAGCCGATTGAAGGCACAAAGGCTGACGGACAGATTGTAGTGGACATCATGAACCGGATGGGGTATCCGCAACCCGATTATGATCCGGATACGGTATTAAAAGAAATCGCTCAAATCGTTCCGTTCTTTAAAGGTGTAAAATGGAATGAATTGGGTGAAAACGGCAAACAATGGCCGGTAAAAGAAGACGGCACCGACACCAAAATCCTGCACACCGAAACGTTCAAACGCGGCAAAGGCAAATTTCATTATTTCGATTTCAAGGAAAGTCAGGAAATTATTGATAATAAAAAAGAATACCCGTACATCATCACCACCAACCGCGAGCTTGAACATTACAATGCAGGCACGATGACACGCAGAACAAAAAATGTGGAGCTATTAACTGAAGATGTGTTGCTGATCAATCCGGCAGATGCCGAAAAACATTTTATCAAAGAAGGCGATATGGTGTGCGTAGAGTCAGCACGGGGTAAAGTGGATTTAAAAGCTCGTATTACAGATGAAGTAAAGTCGGGTGTATTAAGTTCAACCTTCCACTTCCCTGAAATCGGGTTGAACGTAATTGGTTCGGATGAACATGACGTGGAAGCCATGTGCCCGGAATACAAAGTGATTGCGGTGAGAATCCGAAAGAGCAAGGGAATTAAAAAAGCTGTGCATAGTTAA
- a CDS encoding serine hydrolase, protein MRKLILRSLLILFLAALSYGIYYAWLAFPIISGYGAKNLCSCTMLAGRKAEDVIREELGSGLQSFGTFSVNYADSSATASVFGLAKRKAIYRKGLGCTLVNEITEEELRKQPWKVATPPRVNQDTIPWPTGNKMPDSVNLFGYNLDLLNKIINDAFEEPGEEKNRRTRAVAVIHDGNLIAEKYADGFDQNTRLTGWSMTKSLTNAMMGVLVREGKISVNDPSPIEAWKNDERNTITIHNLMQASSGLKWAEVYSGPSDATNMLFKKRDAGIYASQAPLQHTPGEVFYYSSGTTNILSYIIRQTIGDTEYHSFPYKNIFYKIGMNSMTIEPDPGGTFVGSSFSFATARDWARFGLLCLNDGYWINERILPEGWIEYSTTPAKGAKKGEYGAQFWLNAGNPNDVTDRNFPDVPSDMYYLSGFEGQDVVIIPSKNLVVVKLGLTSGNWVDMNTFLKDIISALP, encoded by the coding sequence ATGCGTAAACTCATCCTCCGTTCCTTACTCATCCTTTTTCTTGCGGCACTATCCTACGGCATCTACTATGCCTGGCTTGCCTTCCCGATCATCTCCGGATACGGGGCAAAAAATCTTTGCTCGTGTACCATGCTGGCTGGGCGAAAAGCAGAAGATGTGATCCGGGAAGAATTGGGTTCAGGCCTCCAATCGTTTGGAACATTCTCCGTGAACTATGCTGACTCATCGGCAACCGCCAGTGTTTTTGGACTTGCCAAACGCAAAGCCATCTACCGGAAAGGATTAGGATGTACACTCGTAAATGAAATCACAGAAGAAGAGTTGAGAAAGCAACCTTGGAAGGTAGCCACTCCTCCACGTGTAAATCAGGATACTATTCCCTGGCCTACCGGAAACAAAATGCCTGATTCAGTAAACCTGTTTGGATATAACCTTGACTTGCTGAATAAGATTATTAACGATGCCTTTGAAGAACCCGGTGAAGAAAAAAACAGACGAACCCGGGCGGTTGCGGTCATTCACGATGGCAATCTCATTGCTGAAAAATATGCAGATGGATTTGATCAGAACACACGCCTTACCGGTTGGTCGATGACGAAAAGTCTTACCAATGCCATGATGGGTGTACTCGTTCGTGAAGGAAAAATATCGGTTAATGACCCTTCGCCCATTGAAGCGTGGAAAAATGACGAGCGAAATACCATTACCATCCACAACCTGATGCAAGCCAGCAGCGGACTAAAATGGGCTGAGGTGTACAGCGGACCCAGTGATGCCACCAATATGTTATTCAAAAAACGTGATGCTGGTATTTATGCCTCACAAGCACCCTTGCAACATACACCTGGTGAGGTGTTCTATTATTCCAGCGGCACCACCAATATTTTATCCTACATCATCCGGCAAACGATTGGTGATACAGAATACCACAGTTTTCCGTACAAAAACATTTTTTATAAAATAGGCATGAACTCCATGACCATTGAACCTGATCCGGGTGGAACATTTGTAGGTTCATCGTTTTCATTTGCCACCGCACGCGATTGGGCACGATTTGGATTGCTCTGCCTGAATGATGGATACTGGATTAATGAACGAATTTTGCCCGAAGGATGGATTGAGTACAGCACTACGCCTGCCAAAGGCGCAAAAAAAGGTGAGTATGGTGCTCAGTTCTGGCTCAATGCAGGAAACCCAAATGATGTTACTGACCGAAATTTTCCGGATGTTCCGAGTGACATGTACTACCTGAGCGGCTTTGAGGGGCAAGATGTTGTCATTATACCTTCCAAAAACCTGGTAGTAGTAAAACTTGGTCTCACCTCAGGAAACTGGGTAGATATGAATACTTTCTTGAAAGATATTATCAGCGCGTTGCCCTAA
- a CDS encoding SDR family oxidoreductase codes for MSEKKSIVLVGGSYGIGASLAQLLLDKNYDVYILSRSAPTTVGAKHITFDVQTASIDLSQLPGKIDGLAYLPGTIQLKPFHRFTNEEFLQDFNINVLGAAKCVRELLNPLKAAEQSSIVFFSTIAVQQGMPFHALVAMAKGALEGLTRSLAAEFAPKIRVNAIAPSITDTPLASKILSSEEKKKVSGDRHPLKRVGEARDIAQAAAYLLTDESSWISGQVIHVDGGLSALRV; via the coding sequence ATGTCCGAAAAAAAATCCATTGTTCTGGTAGGTGGAAGCTATGGTATCGGAGCTTCACTGGCTCAACTACTCCTCGATAAAAATTATGATGTGTATATCCTTAGCAGGTCAGCTCCAACTACAGTCGGTGCAAAACACATCACCTTCGATGTACAGACAGCCTCCATTGACCTATCGCAACTTCCTGGCAAAATCGATGGTCTGGCCTATCTGCCGGGCACCATTCAACTTAAGCCATTTCATCGCTTTACAAATGAAGAATTCCTTCAAGACTTCAACATTAATGTTTTAGGAGCAGCAAAATGCGTTCGTGAATTATTAAACCCCTTAAAGGCAGCTGAACAAAGCTCCATTGTATTTTTCAGCACCATAGCCGTTCAGCAAGGCATGCCGTTTCATGCATTGGTGGCTATGGCAAAAGGTGCATTGGAAGGATTAACCCGCTCGCTAGCTGCCGAGTTTGCTCCCAAAATTCGTGTTAATGCCATTGCCCCATCCATAACTGATACACCACTTGCATCAAAAATTTTATCGAGTGAAGAAAAAAAGAAAGTCAGTGGTGACCGCCACCCGCTGAAGCGCGTAGGCGAAGCCCGCGACATAGCACAGGCGGCTGCTTATTTACTTACAGATGAGAGTTCATGGATCAGCGGACAGGTTATCCATGTTGATGGTGGATTGTCGGCCTTGCGTGTTTAA
- a CDS encoding 2Fe-2S iron-sulfur cluster binding domain-containing protein, with translation MPIIRYQGEILECKPGATLRDTILKYGLTVHNRNARYINCRGIGTCGTCAVKITGNINPLTRKEKWRLNFPPHKLTNGLRLACQVKVMDDIEVQKFDGFWGEESF, from the coding sequence ATGCCCATTATCCGCTATCAAGGTGAAATCTTAGAATGCAAACCTGGCGCAACCCTGCGTGACACAATCCTGAAATATGGCCTTACCGTTCATAACAGAAATGCCCGCTACATAAACTGCAGGGGAATTGGAACCTGCGGAACGTGTGCTGTAAAAATTACCGGAAACATAAATCCGTTAACACGAAAGGAAAAGTGGCGCTTGAATTTTCCACCGCATAAACTAACCAACGGTTTGCGCCTGGCCTGCCAGGTAAAGGTTATGGATGATATTGAAGTACAGAAATTTGATGGTTTTTGGGGTGAGGAATCATTTTAA
- a CDS encoding amino acid permease, whose amino-acid sequence MTNASKQIGLWTSTSLVMGNMIASALFMLPATLGIYGGISIIGWLISGAGAMCLALVFGWLSKINPNATGGPYAFTRDGLGPFAAFLVAWGYWISVWCTNAAIAVAFVSYLTTFIPAMGHNPMLAVLTGLTAIWFLTWINTRGVKAAGIVQVVTTVLKIAPLVVITIAGLIFIKTDNFFPFNVSMQSDLSAITSVTTLTLFAFLGLECATIPSGSVKDPEKTIPKATIIGTGLTTVIYIVSTVAVMGLIPPASLHASSAPFADAAASIFGESGRYLVAGGAVISTFGALNGWILIQGQMPLAAARDKLFPKFFAKENKSGTPAVGLIASSVLVSLMMSMNFSRSLADTYKFIILLSTLTTLLAYLFSTISYVLMESRLNGITKQNTTRYGVAAMAFIYSMWAVIGSGEETVFWGFILLMGGLPFYAIMLMKKD is encoded by the coding sequence ATGACGAATGCTTCGAAACAAATCGGGTTATGGACCAGCACTTCGCTGGTAATGGGCAACATGATCGCTTCGGCCTTGTTCATGCTGCCGGCCACACTTGGTATTTATGGTGGCATAAGCATAATTGGTTGGCTGATTTCCGGAGCGGGTGCCATGTGCCTGGCTTTGGTTTTTGGCTGGCTGAGCAAAATAAATCCTAACGCTACCGGTGGTCCGTATGCCTTTACGCGTGATGGGCTTGGCCCGTTTGCTGCCTTTCTGGTGGCCTGGGGATACTGGATTTCGGTTTGGTGTACCAATGCTGCCATTGCCGTAGCGTTTGTGAGTTACCTCACCACATTTATTCCTGCGATGGGCCATAATCCTATGCTGGCTGTACTTACTGGACTTACTGCAATATGGTTTTTAACGTGGATCAATACCCGCGGAGTAAAAGCAGCCGGTATCGTGCAGGTTGTTACCACTGTATTGAAAATTGCACCGTTGGTTGTTATTACCATAGCAGGTCTCATCTTTATAAAGACGGATAATTTTTTTCCGTTTAACGTAAGCATGCAATCCGATTTATCGGCCATAACCAGCGTAACCACGTTAACTTTGTTTGCTTTTTTAGGACTAGAGTGTGCCACCATACCATCCGGAAGTGTAAAAGATCCTGAAAAAACTATTCCCAAAGCCACCATTATCGGCACCGGTCTAACAACGGTTATTTACATTGTCAGCACGGTTGCGGTTATGGGACTTATTCCACCAGCTTCGCTACATGCTTCGTCAGCTCCGTTTGCTGATGCTGCAGCTTCTATCTTTGGTGAGAGCGGTCGTTACCTGGTAGCCGGGGGTGCGGTAATTTCAACGTTTGGCGCGCTTAATGGCTGGATACTTATTCAAGGGCAAATGCCTTTGGCTGCGGCCCGCGACAAGTTGTTTCCAAAATTTTTTGCAAAAGAAAACAAAAGCGGAACACCGGCAGTCGGACTTATTGCTTCAAGCGTGTTGGTTTCGTTGATGATGAGTATGAACTTTAGCAGAAGCCTGGCCGATACGTATAAGTTCATCATTCTCCTGTCAACGTTAACTACCTTGTTGGCTTACCTTTTCTCCACCATTTCTTACGTGCTCATGGAAAGTAGGCTTAACGGAATAACAAAGCAAAACACTACACGGTATGGTGTTGCGGCCATGGCATTCATTTATTCCATGTGGGCTGTAATCGGTTCGGGTGAGGAAACCGTGTTTTGGGGTTTTATATTACTGATGGGTGGCCTGCCCTTTTATGCCATTATGTTGATGAAAAAGGATTGA
- the fdhD gene encoding formate dehydrogenase accessory sulfurtransferase FdhD, translating into MAHAVRPVEIIKVTANNRELVSDLVATEEPLEIRLGYGQLTARQQKSLSVTMRTPGHDFELALGFLFTEGIIQSFDQVESIKYCEDVGRAEEKENVVRVEVKPEVIIDFEKLQRNFYTTSSCGVCGKSSINAVSQLCPVIPVQWMLSPEIICELPQSLRKSQHVFEYTGGLHASGLFGREGSLVLLREDVGRHNALDKVVGAMLVKNEIPLYNSILLVSGRASFELVQKAAMAGIPVLVSVGAPSSLAVELAIDSGITLLGFVRDNRFNIYSGQQRITA; encoded by the coding sequence ATGGCGCATGCTGTTCGTCCGGTTGAAATTATAAAGGTTACAGCGAATAACCGTGAGCTTGTTTCTGACCTCGTAGCCACCGAGGAACCACTTGAAATTCGTTTAGGTTACGGTCAATTAACTGCACGCCAACAAAAAAGTTTATCGGTAACCATGCGAACGCCCGGCCACGATTTTGAATTGGCGCTGGGCTTTCTTTTTACAGAAGGGATCATTCAATCGTTCGATCAGGTAGAAAGTATAAAATATTGTGAGGATGTTGGTCGTGCAGAAGAAAAAGAGAACGTGGTGCGGGTTGAGGTCAAGCCCGAGGTAATAATCGATTTTGAAAAACTGCAACGGAATTTTTATACCACATCCAGTTGCGGTGTATGTGGAAAATCCTCTATTAATGCGGTTTCACAACTATGTCCGGTAATTCCCGTGCAATGGATGCTATCACCTGAAATTATATGCGAGCTTCCACAATCGTTGAGAAAGAGCCAGCATGTGTTTGAGTACACGGGAGGACTGCATGCCTCAGGATTGTTCGGTCGCGAAGGAAGTCTCGTTTTGTTACGCGAAGATGTTGGCCGGCATAATGCACTGGATAAAGTTGTTGGTGCCATGTTGGTGAAGAATGAAATACCACTATACAATTCTATATTGTTGGTGAGTGGCCGTGCAAGTTTTGAACTGGTTCAAAAAGCTGCCATGGCTGGAATTCCTGTGTTAGTTTCAGTAGGCGCCCCATCCAGTTTAGCGGTTGAATTGGCAATTGACTCCGGTATTACGTTATTGGGATTTGTTCGTGATAACAGATTTAATATTTATTCCGGGCAGCAACGGATAACCGCATGA